The Fusarium oxysporum Fo47 chromosome II, complete sequence genome includes a region encoding these proteins:
- a CDS encoding WD40-repeat-containing domain protein — protein sequence MAALPEAAGMAALNHQSAKRAIDESKSHTATPRSSTPPRSDRARLEPRHSHDNAPNRALRSNVRKSEGARASPFDIDAVDSALLREFQRPQRESTPGASPHRKRQRINGDRFIPTRSGQDLQASFSLLHEDGSPATPSKQKKRTPHGELHFQKTEEANRTFSHLLRAELFESSVPQAATPTLTPTQTLPTSSHIPANDGTRAHTPPTNATAPSLPSSLTPSTPHKNLFSYMSPRHHNQVAGHPTPSKTPQSRHGPILDTRSEIYSLSPVRFGSQQMLLSPRRQPRAVSKVPYKVLDAPELADDFYLNLVDWGSANILGVGLGSSVYMWNAQTSKVNKLCTLDDDTVTSVSWIQKGTHLAIGTGKGLVQIWDAEKARRLRTMTGHTARVGSLAWNTHILTSGSRDRLIYHRDVRAPDQWLRKLVGHKQEVCGLKWNCEDGQLASGGNDNKLMVWDKLSETPLWKFSDHTAAVKAISWSPHQRGLLASGGGTADRRIIFHDTVKGSVINEIDTGSQVCNIAWSKNSNEIVSTHGYSQNQIVVWKYPSMTQVASLTGHTYRVLYLAMSPDGRTIVTGAGDETLRFWSTFGRRPGTREDGDNGGRLADLAVIR from the exons ATGGCGGCGCTCCCAGAAGCCGCGGGCATGGCTGCCTTGAATCATCAATCCGCAAAGCGAGCTATCGACGAATCCAAGAGCCATACCGCCACTCCTCGCTCATCCACACCTCCCCGCTCAGATCGCGCCCGTTTAGAACCCCGACATAGCCACGATAACGCACCAAACCGTGCTCTCCGCAGCAATGTCAGGAAAAGCGAAGGCGCCCGCGCGAGTCCTTTCGACATCGATGCCGTCGATAGTGCGCTGCTCCGAGAGTTTCAACGTCCGCAACGTGAGAGCACCCCAGGTGCCAGCCCTCATCGTAAGCGGCAGCGAATAAATGGCGATCG ATTCATTCCGACCCGCTCTGGCCAGGACCTGCAAGCAAGCTTCAGTCTATTGCATGAGGATGGATCTCCTGCCACACCATCAAAACAAAAGAAACGTACACCACATGGCGAGCTCCATTTTCAGAAGA CGGAGGAAGCAAACCGGACCTTTTCCCACCTACTACGTGCTGAGCTCTTCGAGAGCTCTGTACCACAAGCAGCTACCCCAACCCTCACCCCAACCCAAACCCTTCCTACAAGCTCTCATATTCCCGCGAATGATGGTACGCGGGCTCACACTCCTCCCACAAATGCGACAGCTCCATCACTGCCATCATCATTAACACCTTCTACTCCTCACAAAAATCTCTTCTCGTACATGTCACCTCGACATCACAATCAGGTCGCGGGGCACCCCACACCCTCGAAGACACCGCAAAGCCGGCATGGCCCCATCCTCGATACTCGGAGTGAGATTTACAGCTTATCGCCAGTGCGATTTGGAAGTCAACAAATGCTACTGAGTCCCAGACGTCAGCCCAGAGCTGTCAGTAAGGTTCCTTACAAGGTTCTCGATGCTCCGGAACTAGCCGATGACTTTTACCTTAACTTGGTCGACTGGGGAAGTGCCAACATTCTCGGAGTTGGCCTGGGCTCCAGTGTGTACATGTGGAATGCGCAAACTAGCAAAGTCAACAAGCTCTGCACACTCGATGATGACACTGTCACAAGCGTTTCATGGATTCAAAAAGGCACGCACCTTGCTATAGGAACGGGCAAAGGCCTTGTACAAATCTGGGACGCGGAAAAGGCTCGCAGGCTACGAACAATGACCGGACACACAGCAAGAGTAGGTTCTCTCGCTTGGAACACGCACATTCTCACATCTGGATCACGCGATCGATTGATCTATCACCGGGATGTACGGGCCCCGGATCAGTGGCTGAGGAAACTGGTCGGCCATAAACAGGAAGTCTGTGGACTCAAATGGAATTGCGAAGACGGTCAACTAGCGAGTGGTGGCAACGACAACAAGCTCATGGTCTGGGATAAGCTCTCGGAGACACCGCTTTGGAAGTTCTCAGATCACACCGCAGCCGTCAAAGCAATATCGTGGTCGCCCCATCAGCGCGGCCTTCTGGCTTCTGGAGGTGGCACTGCAGACCGTCGCATAATATTTCACGACACCGTCAAGGGCTCAGTCATCAACGAGATCGACACAGGCAGCCAGGTTTGCAATATTGCTTGGTCGAAAAACTCGAATGAAATCGTATCCACGCATGGATACAGCCAAAATCAGATTGTTGTCTGGAAGTATCCTTCTATGACCCAGGTGGCCAGCCTCACAGGCCACACCTATCGTGTGCTTTACTTGGCTATGAGCCCAGATGGCCGAACAATCGTGACTGGCGCTGGAGATGAGACCTTGAGGTTCTGGTCCACCTTTGGCCGCAGACCTGGGACTCGAGAAGACGGAGATAATGGAGGTCGGCTTGCCGACTTGGCTGTTATTCGCTGA
- a CDS encoding uncharacterized protein (of unknown function-domain containing protein), with amino-acid sequence MDDDTKGASRTAQGLKSDNISTDSEIILTPDHESPSSPNNPPADSALLDTPMLGATTPRGSMHSRNPSFSGSSSNHEDWDGLPPLDRLSVLDLLDNFALPQQLEKLQKGISAQTDKVRRSREAIKTKTQSARDRMVEEWRRRVPEADEQLDRYRKQMQRRVDKLGKRWNDTKVISAREKVSFIFGVMNIFVSGYLIGAYPEYFHLWYTVQLLYFMPIRFFTYHRRGYHYFLADLCYFTNLLLALSIWIFPGSKRLFTASYCLAFGNNAVAIIMWRNSLVFHSFDKVTSLFIHIMPCATLHCIVHLFSPDEQKERFPAIWTIKNSPPGSPTAYANVVSMLAWSSLPYIFWQVLYYIFITVRRRDKIAAGRPTSFTWLKRSYAKTWLGKFVLRQPEHMQEATFMMIQYSYALLTMLPCPLWFLSRWASAGFLMVVFTWSIYNGATYYIDVFGVRFQKELEAMKAEVAQWQNSPEYMPLSPPLNPRPDASSVPRQAQQGAAPSASTGQIPSMNEVNREKDLMEGTSLSKDDVNRPVSVDKIPLLDETRSSSATGVAGNSGDTTRGRRTR; translated from the coding sequence ATGGATGACGATACAAAGGGAGCCTCGCGTACTGCCCAAGGCCTCAAATCCGACAATATCTCAACCGATAGCGAGATCATCCTCACGCCTGATCATgaatctccttcttctccgaACAACCCGCCTGCCGACTCCGCCCTTCTTGACACTCCAATGCTGGGTGCTACGACGCCCAGAGGCTCGATGCACTCGAGAAACCCGTCCTTTTCTGGTAGCAGTTCCAACCATGAGGACTGGGATGGCCTTCCACCTCTAGATCGCCTATCTGTGCTCGACCTTCTCGACAACTTTGCTCTTCCCCagcagctcgagaagctACAGAAGGGCATCTCAGCGCAGACGGACAAGGTCAGGCGTTCCAGGGAGGcgatcaagaccaagacaCAATCTGCTCGGGATCGCATGGTTGAGGAGTGGAGACGCCGGGTCCCTGAGGCTGATGAACAGCTCGATCGGTACCGCAAACAGATGCAACGCCGTGTCGATAAGCTCGGGAAACGATGGAACGACACAAAGGTTATCAGTGCCAGAGAAAAGGTGTCCTTTATCTTTGGTGTTATGAACATCTTCGTCAGCGGATACCTCATTGGCGCATACCCAGAGTACTTTCATTTGTGGTACACCGTACAACTCTTGTATTTCATGCCGATTCGATTCTTCACATATCATCGACGTGGCTACCACTACTTCCTCGCAGACCTCTGCTACTTCACCAACCTGCTACTGGCTCTCTCGATATGGATCTTTCCCGGCTCGAAGCGTCTCTTTACCGCCTCATACTGCCTGGCTTTTGGTAACAACGCAGTTGCCATTATCATGTGGCGCAATTCACTGGTCTTCCACAGTTTCGACAAAGTTACATCGCTGTTCATCCACATCATGCCATGTGCGACTTTGCATTGCATCGTTCACCTGTTTTCGCCTGATGAGCAGAAAGAACGCTTTCCTGCAATTTGGACCATCAAGAATTCCCCTCCAGGCTCCCCAACAGCATATGCCAATGTAGTCTCGATGCTTGCTTGGAGTTCCCTCCCTTATATCTTCTGGCAAGTCTTGTACtacatcttcatcactgtGCGCCGAAGAGACAAGATTGCTGCTGGTCGGCCAACCTCGTTTACTTGGCTCAAGAGATCATATGCCAAAACCTGGCTGGGAAAGTTTGTCCTCCGACAACCAGAGCACATGCAAGAAGCAACCTTCATGATGATTCAGTATTCATATGCTCTTCTGACTATGCTCCCTTGCCCCTTATGGTTCCTGAGCCGCTGGGCTTCTGCAGGCTTCCTTATGGTGGTCTTTACTTGGAGTATCTATAATGGCGCCACATATTATATCGATGTATTTGGGGTGCGCTTCCAGAAAGAGCTAGAGGCTATGAAGGCCGAGGTGGCTCAATGGCAAAATTCTCCCGAATACATGCCACTATCGCCTCCGCTAAATCCCCGACCCGATGCATCCTCTGTCcctcgccaagctcaacaggGAGCGGCTCCCTCAGCATCTACTGGCCAGATTCCGTCCATGAATGAAGTTAATCGAGAGAAGGACTTGATGGAGGGAACGTCTCTGTCTAAAGATGATGTGAATCGGCCTGTTAGTGTGGACAAGATCCCTCTTCTAGATGAAACACGAAGCTCTTCTGCTACTGGAGTTGCTGGGAATTCAGGTGACACAACACGAGGCAGGCGAACGCGCTGA